From one Rhineura floridana isolate rRhiFlo1 chromosome 4, rRhiFlo1.hap2, whole genome shotgun sequence genomic stretch:
- the GREM2 gene encoding gremlin-2, whose product MAQDFDINSLLRMIWKLAFSLFLMSVLVQLSETRKNRPAGAIPSPYKDSRSNNSERRQHLNKEVLASSQEALVVTERKYLKSDWCKTQPLRQTVSEEGCLSHTIINRFCYGQCNSFYIPRHVKKEEESFQSCAFCKPQKVTSFTVELQCPELDPPFRLKKIQKVKQCRCMSVNLSSAGKQRK is encoded by the exons ATGGCTCAAGATTTTGACATCAATTCTCTGCTTAG GATGATTTGGAAACTTGCTTTTTCCTTGTTCCTCATGTCTGTTCTGGTTCAACTGTCAGAAACCAGGAAGAATCGCCCTGCAGGAGCCATCCCCTCCCCTTACAAAGACAGCAGAAGCAACAACTCAGAGAGGCGGCAGCATCTGAACAAAGAGGTGTTGGCCTCTAGCCAGGAGGCCCTGGTTGTCACTGAGAGAAAGTATCTGAAAAGTGACTGGTGCAAAACGCAACCCCTACGGCAGACAGTCAGTGAGGAGGGCTGCCTCAGCCACACCATCATCAACCGCTTCTGCTACGGGCAATGCAACTCCTTCTACATCCCTCGCCATgtgaaaaaggaggaggagtCGTTCCAGTCCTGTGCTTTCTGCAAGCCTCAGAAGGTTACGTCCTTCACAGTGGAGCTACAGTGCCCTGAACTGGACCCACCTTTCCGACTGAAGAAAATTCAGAAAGTCAAACAATGCCGGTGTATGTCTGTGAACCTGAGCAGTGCAGGCAAGCAACGAAAGTGA